In one window of Bizionia sp. M204 DNA:
- the nadB gene encoding L-aspartate oxidase: protein MKTELLIIGSGVAGLTLAVKYAETFPKKNITIVTKGTEDESNTKYAQGGVAVVLDDKTDSFQKHIEDTLISGDGLCNKDIVDMVITEGPKRLKELMVWGAQFDLDSTGNLDLGKEGGHSEFRVVHYKDITGYEIERALLVRAHQLTNIQILPHHFAIDVITEHQLNQNASYTTCFGAYVLNENNKEIITIQADSTVLAAGGIGRVYGHTTNPNIATGDGIAMAYRAKARIKDMEFVQFHPTALYTKQEGSAFLISEAVRGFGAYLRTKNGVRFMLNYDDRAELASRDIVSQSIDTELHKTGDSCVYLDCTHLDLDGFKNHFPNIYNTCLENNIDIRKDWIPVVPASHYVCGGIEVDRNGKTSITNLFACGECSRTGLHGANRLASNSLLEALVYAHNIYKYHVDFPVSGKKLEIPDWQDHGTNNLKDGVLIADNLKKLQTVMRDYVGIVRSNQRLLEAISLLDAIYTDVDALYKTSQISTALCELRNMVNVAHLIIGQSLERKENRGGFYNKDNV from the coding sequence ATGAAAACCGAATTATTAATTATTGGTTCGGGTGTTGCTGGCTTAACTTTAGCTGTAAAATATGCCGAGACGTTTCCGAAGAAAAACATCACAATTGTTACCAAAGGAACCGAAGACGAATCCAACACCAAATACGCACAAGGCGGTGTTGCCGTGGTATTGGATGACAAAACGGATTCGTTTCAAAAACACATTGAAGACACCTTAATTTCTGGCGATGGTTTATGCAATAAGGACATTGTAGATATGGTTATTACAGAAGGACCTAAACGCTTAAAAGAATTGATGGTTTGGGGCGCCCAATTTGATTTAGACTCAACTGGAAACCTAGATTTAGGCAAGGAAGGTGGTCATAGTGAATTTCGTGTGGTTCACTATAAAGATATTACAGGTTATGAAATTGAACGTGCGTTATTGGTACGTGCGCATCAACTTACCAATATTCAAATTTTACCACATCATTTTGCCATTGATGTAATAACCGAACATCAGCTAAATCAAAACGCATCATATACAACCTGTTTTGGTGCCTATGTATTAAATGAGAATAACAAGGAAATTATAACCATTCAAGCAGATAGTACGGTTTTGGCTGCAGGTGGCATTGGTCGCGTTTATGGCCACACAACCAACCCAAATATTGCCACAGGTGATGGTATTGCCATGGCATATCGAGCAAAAGCACGCATAAAAGATATGGAGTTTGTGCAGTTTCACCCAACGGCATTATACACAAAACAGGAAGGTTCTGCTTTTTTAATTTCAGAAGCCGTGAGAGGTTTTGGCGCCTATTTACGCACTAAAAATGGTGTTCGGTTTATGCTAAATTATGATGATCGTGCTGAACTAGCTTCCCGAGATATTGTTTCACAAAGCATAGATACGGAATTACATAAAACAGGTGATTCTTGCGTGTATCTAGATTGTACACATTTGGATTTAGATGGTTTTAAGAATCATTTTCCTAATATTTATAATACCTGTTTAGAAAACAATATTGATATCCGTAAAGATTGGATTCCAGTAGTTCCTGCTTCCCATTATGTTTGCGGTGGTATAGAAGTAGACCGAAATGGAAAAACGTCTATTACTAATTTATTTGCTTGTGGCGAATGCAGCCGAACCGGACTTCATGGCGCTAACAGACTAGCATCAAACTCACTTTTAGAAGCGTTAGTATATGCCCACAATATTTATAAATATCATGTTGATTTTCCCGTTTCGGGAAAAAAACTAGAGATTCCAGATTGGCAAGATCATGGCACCAACAATTTAAAGGATGGCGTTTTAATAGCAGACAATTTAAAAAAATTACAGACAGTAATGCGTGACTATGTAGGAATTGTAAGGAGTAATCAACGGCTACTGGAAGCCATTAGTTTATTGGATGCAATTTACACCGATGTAGACGCACTTTATAAAACATCACAAATTAGCACAGCTTTGTGCGAATTACGCAATATGGTAAATGTGGCACATTTAATTATCGGGCAATCTTTGGAACGAAAAGAGAATCGTGGTGGCTTTTATAATAAGGACAATGTGTAA
- the nadA gene encoding quinolinate synthase NadA: protein MNLKENILRLKKEKNAVILAHYYQIPDIQDVADYVGDSLGLSQKAAETDADIIVFAGVHFMAETAKILNPNKTVVLPDLNAGCSLADSCPPDAFKVFKEQHPNHKVITYINCSAEIKAMSDIVCTSSNALKIVESVPKETPIIFAPDKNLGHYISKVSGRDLVLWDGACIVHEAFSIDKLVKLYQENPGSKIIAHPESEAHILDAANYIGSTAGMINYVKAHPQGKFIVATEAGILHKMQQEVPDALLIPAPAVEDNTCACSECAFMKVNTLQKLYDCLLNESPQIDVPETIRKQALIPIERMLELSK, encoded by the coding sequence TTGAACTTAAAAGAAAATATCCTACGTTTAAAAAAGGAGAAAAATGCGGTTATTTTAGCACATTATTATCAAATACCAGACATTCAGGATGTAGCTGATTATGTTGGTGATAGTTTAGGGTTATCACAAAAAGCTGCAGAAACAGATGCCGATATTATTGTTTTTGCTGGTGTGCATTTTATGGCAGAAACAGCAAAAATTTTAAACCCTAATAAAACGGTTGTTTTACCGGATTTAAATGCAGGTTGCTCCTTGGCAGATTCTTGTCCGCCAGATGCTTTTAAAGTTTTTAAGGAACAACATCCCAATCATAAAGTTATAACCTACATTAATTGTTCGGCTGAAATAAAAGCCATGAGTGATATTGTTTGCACCTCATCCAATGCGCTAAAAATAGTAGAATCTGTTCCAAAGGAAACACCTATTATTTTTGCACCAGATAAAAATTTAGGCCATTATATTAGTAAAGTGTCTGGTCGAGATTTAGTGCTTTGGGATGGCGCCTGTATTGTGCACGAAGCTTTTTCAATTGATAAACTTGTAAAGCTATATCAAGAAAATCCAGGGTCCAAAATTATTGCCCATCCAGAATCTGAAGCTCATATTTTAGATGCTGCCAATTATATTGGTTCTACAGCCGGAATGATTAATTATGTGAAGGCCCATCCACAAGGAAAATTTATCGTGGCTACCGAAGCTGGTATTCTGCATAAAATGCAACAAGAAGTGCCAGATGCCTTATTAATTCCAGCTCCTGCCGTAGAGGATAATACCTGCGCTTGTAGCGAATGCGCGTTTATGAAAGTAAATACACTGCAAAAATTATATGATTGCTTATTGAATGAATCACCGCAAATTGACGTTCCAGAAACCATAAGAAAACAGGCATTAATTCCTATTGAACGTATGCTGGAACTTTCAAAATAA
- a CDS encoding Rrf2 family transcriptional regulator, whose product MLSNACQYAIRSILYLGMCSDIDHKIGVKTISEELEVPKPFLAKLLQQLNKNQLVTSVKGPHGGFYLSETNKQRTVWDIVQVIDGHDKFNQCFLGLSKCGDDNPCPVHFTVSAFKQKILKDFEEKTLAEFVDDIKLKGRYISLKAFDILEEPS is encoded by the coding sequence GTGTTATCAAATGCCTGTCAATACGCTATTAGATCCATTCTGTATTTAGGAATGTGCTCTGATATAGACCATAAAATTGGTGTCAAAACTATTTCGGAGGAACTGGAAGTGCCAAAACCATTTTTAGCCAAACTGCTTCAGCAATTAAATAAGAATCAATTAGTAACCTCTGTAAAAGGTCCTCATGGTGGTTTTTATTTAAGTGAAACCAATAAACAGCGAACCGTTTGGGATATTGTACAAGTTATTGATGGGCATGATAAATTTAATCAATGTTTTTTAGGGCTTTCTAAATGTGGCGATGATAATCCATGTCCAGTGCATTTTACAGTTTCTGCCTTCAAACAAAAAATACTTAAAGATTTTGAAGAAAAAACATTGGCCGAATTTGTTGATGATATTAAACTAAAAGGACGTTATATTTCCTTAAAAGCGTTTGATATTTTAGAAGAGCCATCTTAA
- a CDS encoding cytochrome C oxidase subunit IV family protein, whose product MKQKSFFYVLVVLLILTVISAVISNLELGNATEIIMILAAIKFLIVAFYFMELREAHVLWKALLIGCLTLFTGLVIII is encoded by the coding sequence ATGAAACAGAAATCGTTTTTTTACGTCCTAGTGGTATTACTTATTTTAACCGTTATATCTGCTGTTATATCCAACCTGGAACTGGGAAATGCTACTGAAATCATTATGATTTTAGCTGCTATTAAGTTTTTAATAGTTGCTTTTTATTTTATGGAACTTCGCGAAGCTCATGTATTATGGAAAGCTTTACTAATTGGCTGCTTAACCCTTTTTACAGGCTTGGTTATCATTATTTAA
- a CDS encoding cytochrome c oxidase subunit 3, giving the protein MNQHTTKPSVYYPPGGILMWIIIYLELITFGGVLIAMVLFSKDEPDVFHQSRLLLNTSFGTINTLFLLVSGFFMALTVSALKAQNIQKSKLYLKLTMLGGLLFLGLKTVEYMGKIDVGLTMDYNTFFSFYWMLTLFHVIHVLVGLVILASVLRTMIKKPETLILEDVEASATFWHMCDLIWLLLFPLIYLVF; this is encoded by the coding sequence ATGAATCAACATACAACCAAACCGTCCGTATATTATCCGCCAGGAGGAATTTTAATGTGGATCATTATTTACCTCGAGCTCATTACCTTTGGTGGTGTACTAATTGCTATGGTTTTATTTAGTAAAGACGAACCAGACGTGTTCCATCAATCCAGATTATTATTAAACACCAGTTTTGGCACAATAAACACCTTGTTTTTATTGGTTAGTGGCTTTTTTATGGCGCTTACAGTTAGTGCGCTGAAAGCTCAAAACATCCAAAAATCAAAATTATATTTAAAACTAACCATGCTTGGTGGCTTGCTGTTTTTAGGATTGAAAACAGTAGAATATATGGGGAAAATTGATGTAGGTTTAACCATGGATTATAACACCTTTTTCTCATTTTATTGGATGCTTACCTTATTTCATGTCATTCACGTACTCGTTGGATTGGTAATTTTAGCTTCAGTATTACGCACTATGATAAAAAAACCTGAAACACTTATTCTAGAAGATGTAGAAGCTAGTGCTACGTTTTGGCATATGTGTGACCTCATCTGGCTTTTATTATTTCCATTAATCTATTTAGTATTTTAA
- a CDS encoding DUF438 domain-containing protein, with product MEQLEQGHPLQVYYQESALIQDLILELYDVNVSEDFQKYFNIFNQLSTIEKRFKRKENQLFPYLEKHHWNGPSQGMWSFHDVLRDQIRLLNSHNETKDVKKITENLPYLLEGIKRLMLIEDQNLFPNAKRLLSKADWDEFYEGDKEIGWMLKEKPAPFPAREPKYIHPSEDVTERTQSFSLENTTHYDEGYMTPEQVNLLLKFLPIDITYVDENDKVIFYNRGEDRVFARSKGIIGREVRFCHPPKSVDMVLRILEKFKAGNKDTAEFWFNFKGQIIHIRYFAIRDKNLIYKGVIEMSQDITEIQKLEGQKRLLDWD from the coding sequence ATAGAACAGTTAGAGCAAGGTCATCCCTTGCAAGTATACTATCAAGAAAGTGCTTTAATTCAAGATTTAATTTTAGAATTATATGATGTAAACGTTTCCGAAGATTTTCAAAAGTACTTTAATATTTTTAATCAACTATCAACGATTGAAAAACGGTTTAAACGCAAAGAAAACCAGCTCTTTCCTTATTTAGAAAAACACCATTGGAATGGACCAAGTCAAGGCATGTGGTCATTTCATGATGTTTTAAGAGATCAAATTCGCTTATTAAACAGCCATAACGAAACAAAAGATGTCAAGAAGATTACTGAAAACCTACCTTATCTATTGGAAGGAATTAAACGGTTAATGCTTATTGAAGATCAAAATTTATTCCCCAATGCTAAACGCTTATTAAGCAAAGCAGATTGGGACGAATTTTATGAAGGTGATAAGGAAATTGGTTGGATGCTCAAAGAAAAGCCAGCGCCATTTCCTGCTAGAGAACCTAAATATATTCATCCTAGTGAAGATGTTACTGAACGCACCCAAAGCTTTTCATTAGAAAACACAACACACTATGATGAAGGTTATATGACTCCTGAACAAGTTAATTTATTGTTGAAGTTTTTACCCATAGACATTACTTATGTGGACGAAAATGACAAGGTAATATTTTACAACAGAGGTGAGGATCGCGTATTTGCTAGAAGTAAGGGAATTATTGGAAGAGAGGTCCGGTTTTGTCATCCACCAAAAAGTGTCGATATGGTTTTAAGAATCCTAGAAAAGTTTAAAGCTGGCAATAAGGATACTGCCGAATTTTGGTTCAATTTTAAAGGACAAATTATCCATATCCGATACTTTGCTATTCGCGATAAAAACCTCATCTACAAAGGTGTAATTGAGATGTCGCAAGATATCACTGAAATTCAGAAGTTAGAAGGACAAAAAAGACTATTAGATTGGGATTAA
- a CDS encoding nitric oxide reductase activation protein NorD: MFEPDEYLFSKVAKFLKRRKKNAQETLEHAVKLKDIKQRLTIFSRAITGQAIEIFEAEREGGYKNNSFFLPTQFSEFATFEQNTKFYIFRIVYLSIQKNLHLNFMSEDEFTLEDAREKAQETSSLVLNEMFQQFPITKKIRQELITLYFNKSTEKTPEDLSFIYGKWMKNDPETLKKSVLKNISEQVKTAIDHEINTILKANAVEEISTLEIDKKQQEDYVLLHNFEKAETAEEWEGGWRDFDGDDDLDDHANALEDLNMKHTVRVDDPVHSIYQAEFIENTTISESTELDTEAPHIAYDEWDYSKRAYKPNFCKVYPKKQLETDAAYYKKTLQKNASTLTGLRKMLTSVNNKYQQQRRQTQGDDFDLDAITDLYVDINSGRTPSEKIYLSKRKKDKDLSISILLDVSLSSDGYAGGNKVIDVEKQVSIIFGEILNEFNVDFSIDCFFSKTRNYATYLTLKGFDDNWDTAKHKIGAVEPSGYTRIGTALRHSGALLDARDTKNKWVILISDGKPNDYDKYEGRYGIQDVKQALRELNQRNINSYALAIEAEAKYYLPQMFGQNHYQILTTPVELLESLVKLYEKIKHQS, from the coding sequence ATGTTTGAACCTGATGAATATCTCTTTTCCAAAGTTGCCAAGTTTTTAAAGCGTCGTAAAAAAAATGCTCAAGAAACATTGGAACATGCGGTTAAACTAAAAGATATAAAGCAACGGCTCACTATTTTTTCTAGAGCAATTACCGGTCAAGCCATTGAGATTTTTGAAGCGGAACGTGAAGGTGGTTATAAAAACAATAGCTTCTTTTTACCGACACAATTTTCTGAATTTGCCACTTTTGAACAAAACACCAAATTCTATATTTTTCGAATTGTATATCTATCCATTCAAAAAAATCTTCATTTAAATTTTATGTCTGAAGATGAATTTACTTTGGAAGACGCTCGAGAAAAAGCCCAGGAAACTTCTAGTTTAGTTTTAAATGAGATGTTTCAACAATTTCCAATAACCAAGAAAATTCGTCAGGAATTAATTACCTTATACTTCAACAAATCAACCGAAAAAACCCCTGAAGATTTAAGTTTTATTTACGGAAAATGGATGAAAAATGATCCAGAAACCTTAAAGAAATCGGTGTTGAAAAATATTTCAGAACAGGTAAAAACAGCCATAGACCACGAAATAAATACCATTTTAAAGGCGAATGCTGTCGAAGAAATTTCCACGTTAGAAATAGATAAAAAGCAACAGGAAGATTATGTGCTACTGCATAATTTTGAAAAAGCTGAAACAGCCGAAGAATGGGAAGGCGGCTGGAGAGATTTTGATGGGGATGATGATTTGGACGATCATGCAAACGCTTTGGAAGACCTCAACATGAAACATACCGTTCGTGTGGACGATCCCGTTCATTCCATTTATCAAGCAGAATTTATAGAAAACACCACCATTTCTGAAAGTACCGAATTAGACACAGAAGCGCCACATATTGCTTATGACGAATGGGACTATTCCAAGCGTGCCTATAAACCGAATTTCTGTAAAGTATACCCTAAAAAACAACTAGAAACAGATGCGGCATATTATAAAAAAACACTTCAAAAAAATGCGTCGACCTTAACAGGTTTGCGTAAAATGTTGACGTCTGTTAATAATAAATATCAGCAACAACGCCGTCAAACACAAGGTGACGATTTTGACTTAGATGCTATAACAGATTTATATGTGGATATAAATTCGGGACGCACACCTTCGGAAAAAATTTACCTATCAAAACGAAAAAAAGACAAAGATTTATCTATTTCAATCTTATTAGATGTCAGCTTATCTAGTGACGGATATGCTGGAGGCAATAAAGTAATTGATGTTGAAAAACAAGTTTCCATTATTTTCGGTGAAATTTTAAACGAATTTAATGTGGATTTCTCCATAGATTGTTTCTTTTCCAAAACAAGGAATTACGCAACCTACCTCACCTTAAAAGGTTTTGACGATAATTGGGACACGGCCAAACATAAAATTGGCGCGGTGGAACCTAGTGGATACACCAGAATTGGTACAGCTTTACGACATTCTGGCGCTTTGCTAGACGCTCGAGACACCAAAAACAAATGGGTTATTTTAATTTCCGATGGTAAACCAAATGACTACGATAAATACGAAGGCAGATATGGTATTCAGGACGTAAAACAAGCCTTACGCGAGTTGAATCAGCGTAACATTAATTCCTACGCCTTGGCAATTGAAGCGGAAGCCAAATATTATTTGCCGCAAATGTTTGGACAAAACCATTATCAAATATTAACAACACCTGTCGAGCTATTAGAATCGTTAGTAAAACTCTACGAAAAAATAAAACACCAAAGTTAG
- a CDS encoding CbbQ/NirQ/NorQ/GpvN family protein, with amino-acid sequence MKTENQHTATTIPFYKPIAKEVEVFDHAYKNKIPVLLKGPTGTGKTRFVDFMTHQLNKKLITISCHEETSSTDLIGRYIIQGSETVWIDGPLTQAVKTGAIIYLDEIAEARPDVIVAIHSLTDHRKELYIDKLGETIKAHPDFMLVASFNPGYQKGFKELKPSTRQRFIALAFNYPNEKDEAEILINETQIDTATAKKLVSIATKIRNLTELGLTETVSTRLLVDAAKLIHTGLGKRLAVRVAVVEPLTDDLEITEALADLCDLMI; translated from the coding sequence TTGAAAACAGAAAATCAACATACAGCAACTACCATTCCATTTTATAAACCCATAGCAAAAGAGGTAGAAGTATTTGATCACGCTTATAAAAACAAAATTCCGGTATTATTAAAAGGGCCTACAGGAACAGGAAAAACACGTTTTGTAGATTTCATGACGCATCAATTAAACAAGAAACTAATTACTATTTCCTGTCATGAGGAAACGTCCTCCACCGATTTAATTGGTCGCTATATAATTCAAGGTTCCGAAACCGTTTGGATTGATGGTCCTCTTACTCAAGCAGTAAAAACAGGCGCTATTATTTATTTAGATGAAATTGCCGAAGCCAGACCCGATGTTATTGTAGCCATTCACTCGCTTACCGATCATAGAAAAGAACTCTATATTGATAAACTAGGCGAAACCATAAAGGCACATCCCGATTTTATGTTGGTCGCTTCCTTTAATCCTGGTTATCAAAAAGGCTTTAAGGAATTAAAACCATCCACCAGGCAACGTTTTATTGCCTTGGCTTTTAATTATCCAAATGAAAAAGACGAAGCGGAAATCTTAATCAATGAAACCCAAATTGATACGGCAACAGCTAAAAAACTAGTATCTATTGCTACTAAAATTAGAAACCTAACAGAACTTGGTTTAACTGAAACCGTTTCAACACGTTTATTGGTTGATGCCGCCAAATTAATTCACACCGGTTTAGGAAAACGTCTAGCTGTTCGCGTAGCTGTAGTTGAACCTTTAACGGATGATCTTGAAATTACGGAAGCTTTAGCTGATTTATGCGATTTAATGATTTAA
- a CDS encoding cbb3-type cytochrome c oxidase subunit I, translating into MKYKSQKVAYWFFAFSMLLLVLQITYGFIMGFARIGFDGLHEFIPFNTARAVHTNLLVVWLLSGFMGAAYYIIPEEAQRELVSVKWAYVQLISLAVVGVAAVVGYHFNWWEGRKFLEIPRQLDYLVVANVLLFLGIILATLFKGKRKTTTALVLTMGLVFAALLYIPGMLPFDSQVTDSFFRWWVVHLWVEGVWELIMGGILSFLLIKLTGVDREVIEKWLYVIVGLTFLSGILGTGHHYYYIGVNKIWLIVGGIFSALEPLAFLAMALFAVNMYRKGEKKHPNKIALFWTLGSAIVSFVGAGLLGFAHTLPQTNLYTHGTLVTAMHAHLAFWGAYAMIVLAIISYALPNMTGRKFYDSPIGRAAFWMSNVGMVGMTVAFGVAGVAQVYLERKFKMDFMEVQAEVSIHFVVLILCAILFATGIGMYIWEFYKHGLPTDDALDLESDL; encoded by the coding sequence ATGAAATATAAATCTCAAAAAGTAGCCTACTGGTTTTTTGCCTTTTCCATGCTACTCCTCGTTTTACAAATCACCTACGGGTTCATTATGGGTTTTGCTCGTATTGGATTTGATGGTCTTCACGAATTCATCCCCTTTAACACAGCAAGAGCTGTACATACCAACCTTTTAGTCGTTTGGTTGCTTTCTGGTTTTATGGGAGCTGCCTATTATATTATCCCTGAAGAAGCACAACGCGAATTAGTTAGTGTTAAATGGGCTTATGTTCAATTAATTTCACTTGCCGTTGTTGGTGTTGCTGCAGTAGTTGGCTACCATTTTAACTGGTGGGAAGGTCGTAAATTTTTAGAAATACCCAGACAATTAGATTATTTAGTTGTAGCAAACGTATTACTGTTTTTAGGAATCATTTTAGCCACGCTTTTTAAAGGAAAACGCAAAACCACAACAGCGCTCGTTCTCACCATGGGCTTGGTTTTTGCTGCTTTACTCTATATTCCAGGCATGTTGCCTTTTGATAGTCAAGTAACCGATTCTTTTTTCAGATGGTGGGTTGTTCATTTATGGGTTGAAGGTGTTTGGGAGTTAATTATGGGCGGTATTCTATCCTTCTTATTAATAAAACTTACGGGTGTGGATAGAGAGGTTATTGAAAAATGGCTATATGTTATTGTTGGTTTAACCTTTTTATCAGGAATTTTAGGAACAGGACATCACTACTATTATATTGGTGTAAATAAAATCTGGTTAATTGTAGGTGGTATTTTCTCTGCACTTGAACCTTTAGCATTCCTGGCCATGGCCTTATTTGCTGTAAATATGTACAGAAAAGGCGAAAAGAAACACCCTAATAAAATAGCACTCTTCTGGACTTTAGGCTCGGCTATTGTCTCTTTTGTAGGCGCTGGTTTATTAGGATTTGCCCATACGCTACCACAAACCAATTTATACACACATGGAACTTTAGTAACTGCCATGCATGCACACCTAGCTTTTTGGGGAGCCTACGCCATGATTGTTTTAGCCATTATAAGTTATGCCTTACCAAATATGACCGGTAGAAAGTTTTACGACAGCCCTATTGGACGTGCCGCTTTCTGGATGTCTAATGTAGGTATGGTAGGTATGACGGTTGCCTTTGGTGTTGCAGGTGTAGCTCAAGTATATTTGGAACGCAAATTTAAAATGGACTTTATGGAAGTACAAGCCGAAGTAAGCATTCACTTTGTTGTACTAATTTTATGTGCAATTTTATTTGCTACCGGAATTGGCATGTACATCTGGGAATTCTATAAACACGGATTACCAACAGATGATGCATTAGATTTAGAATCAGACTTATAA
- a CDS encoding cytochrome c encodes MLSKKQARAFFLGGTVVTFLIFIGLTIFSLSKGQDQTNHEGITEQVIHGKVLWDENNCMGCHTILGEGAYYAPELTKVLDRRGEGYVKAVLMSPVPWNPNGRQMVAYGFTAEEAEDLIAFFDWIGGIDLNGFDTVISPLAKDRIERKKKNN; translated from the coding sequence ATGCTATCAAAAAAACAAGCACGCGCGTTTTTCTTGGGAGGAACTGTGGTAACATTCTTAATATTTATAGGATTAACCATTTTCTCCTTAAGCAAAGGGCAAGATCAAACCAACCATGAAGGCATTACCGAACAAGTAATTCACGGCAAAGTTTTATGGGACGAAAACAATTGTATGGGTTGCCATACTATTTTAGGTGAAGGTGCCTACTACGCTCCCGAATTAACAAAAGTACTAGACCGCAGAGGCGAAGGTTATGTTAAAGCCGTTTTAATGTCGCCAGTTCCGTGGAATCCCAACGGAAGACAAATGGTTGCCTATGGGTTCACCGCCGAGGAAGCTGAAGATTTAATAGCCTTTTTTGATTGGATAGGCGGTATAGATTTGAATGGTTTTGATACCGTTATATCCCCTCTAGCTAAAGACAGAATTGAAAGAAAGAAAAAAAACAACTAA
- a CDS encoding spermidine synthase — protein MAKLLSYLYPITKKVKSEINGTLEITWYNGKKHLNSKNANYSYGSLQRILKFGLQKLDLKNVNSILVLGLGGGSVIETLKTDFNYQNQITAVDIDPQIIAIAKNEFQIETSKNLNIICDDALHYIENTPDTFDLIIIDLFIDLTVPEQFLDLSFWETTLKRKSASGSILFNASLDKELSQKLEHIISYLKSHIYQVDVYKKVNQTNTVVIGKAL, from the coding sequence ATGGCAAAACTTTTAAGCTATTTATATCCTATTACCAAAAAAGTAAAATCGGAAATTAACGGCACGTTAGAAATTACTTGGTACAACGGAAAAAAACATTTAAACTCTAAAAACGCCAACTATTCGTATGGTTCATTACAGCGCATTTTAAAGTTTGGTTTGCAGAAACTAGACCTTAAAAATGTGAATTCCATTCTTGTTTTAGGCCTTGGTGGCGGCAGTGTTATTGAAACACTGAAAACCGATTTTAATTACCAAAATCAAATTACAGCTGTAGATATTGATCCACAAATAATAGCCATTGCGAAGAATGAATTTCAGATTGAAACTTCTAAAAATTTAAATATTATATGTGATGATGCACTGCATTATATTGAAAACACACCAGATACGTTCGATCTCATCATCATCGATTTATTTATAGACCTCACGGTTCCCGAACAATTTCTAGATCTATCATTTTGGGAGACCACTCTAAAACGCAAATCGGCAAGTGGTTCCATTTTATTTAATGCCTCGTTAGACAAAGAGCTTTCTCAAAAACTAGAGCATATTATTAGTTATTTAAAATCGCATATCTACCAAGTGGATGTTTACAAAAAAGTGAATCAAACAAATACGGTGGTTATTGGAAAAGCTTTGTAA